In Alkalilimnicola sp. S0819, the following are encoded in one genomic region:
- a CDS encoding IS30 family transposase, translating to MRYRQVTSHQRYMLAELRKQQFSRAQMARALGCHRSTISRELARNTCRYDGCYRPQKASERTKGRRARSRRGRRFTDQQWRFVESLLALQWSPEQIAGRLKAMGKLSISYETIYRHVWRDKAQGGRLHTQLRGARKLKRKRYGAYDSRGRLAGKRHISERPEPANARSEPGHWEIDTVLGNDPGKDCIVTLNERRSGAVLIGKLPRKTTATMNRVAINLIKRRGLPFKTITADNGTEFHGYAEIEAASDVRFYFANPYHSWERGSNENLNGLIRQYLPKRRSMWYVTQGLCDAIADRLNTRPRKRFGFQTPWERLYEN from the coding sequence ATGAGGTATCGCCAGGTCACCTCACACCAGAGGTATATGTTGGCTGAATTGCGCAAGCAACAGTTCAGCCGGGCTCAGATGGCACGAGCGCTGGGCTGTCACCGCAGCACCATCAGCCGGGAGCTTGCCCGCAACACCTGCCGCTATGACGGTTGTTACCGCCCCCAGAAGGCCTCCGAGCGGACCAAAGGCCGCCGGGCGCGCTCGCGGCGGGGCCGACGGTTCACCGATCAGCAATGGCGCTTTGTCGAGAGCCTGCTGGCCCTGCAATGGAGCCCGGAGCAAATCGCCGGCCGGCTCAAGGCGATGGGCAAACTCTCGATCAGCTACGAGACCATTTACCGCCACGTCTGGCGGGACAAGGCCCAGGGCGGGCGACTCCACACGCAGTTGCGCGGGGCCCGCAAGCTCAAGCGCAAGCGCTACGGGGCCTACGATAGCCGCGGGCGGCTCGCCGGCAAGCGCCATATTTCCGAGCGCCCCGAGCCGGCCAATGCACGCTCCGAGCCGGGCCATTGGGAAATCGACACGGTGCTGGGGAATGATCCCGGCAAGGATTGTATCGTCACCCTCAACGAGCGGCGCAGCGGGGCGGTCTTGATCGGGAAGCTGCCCCGCAAGACCACGGCCACCATGAATCGTGTGGCTATCAACCTGATCAAGCGCCGGGGGCTGCCGTTCAAGACCATCACCGCGGACAACGGCACGGAGTTTCACGGCTACGCCGAGATCGAAGCGGCGTCTGATGTGCGCTTCTATTTCGCCAACCCGTACCACTCATGGGAGCGGGGCAGTAATGAAAACCTCAATGGCCTGATTCGCCAGTATTTGCCCAAGCGACGGAGCATGTGGTACGTGACTCAAGGTCTGTGCGATGCCATCGCGGACCGGCTCAACACTCGCCCCCGAAAACGTTTCGGCTTTCAAACCCCCTGGGAGCGCCTGTATGAAAACTGA